The Ziziphus jujuba cultivar Dongzao chromosome 5, ASM3175591v1 genome segment taggaaacaaaatataattggaaataataattaacaagcTGAAAACATTGACAGCACTACTACTagtactaaaaaacaaaaaagtgattTGTGAAAAAGCGGTGATCGTATGGAGCAAATCTTTTTTGGTGCTCATGCCATTGATGACGCAGCAAATAAACAAGcaccaacaaaaacaacaagaaagaaattataaacaaaaaacaataaaacctaaaacaattatatttagaaccttttttttttctctttttttgggtaaatattatatattagaaCCCTTCTTTGTTTCAAGTGGTGAAAAACTATACCAgctacatataaaatttaaacagcATGTAACATGTTTTTTAGAGTCCATCTAAAAGCACCATATTTTATTTAACTCCCAcaataaataagtgaaaaaaaaaagatatataatatgtgttctttttctttcttttttcttttttattttttttgggtaatcacTGTTTGAAAAAACCACGGCAAAGTAAATTTTAAAGAcggacacttttttttttttttttttttacacgaTAGTGTTACACAAACGTTAAATtagaaaccaaacaaaaacaataaatataccatatttgataatataataaagagtcatattatctctctctctctctttttttttttttttttgttattattacagAGAAGAATTTTAAATGTGTATATGCAccatatgtattaaaaaaaaaaataatactagcACATGTTTTTAAATAACCGTTGTACATTTGAAAcaccctccaaaaaaaaaatgtgcccACAATGTGTTTGTTAAAAATTATCTTACCCCAAAGGACTTAAAATTAAAACTCTTGCTTCCACTCTTCGTCTCCAACTAATACCAGAAGGAACCCAAAAGTCCATGTCCTTGCTGTCAACCATCGGTATGTCAGCAGCCAATAATCTCAGGCAATCTTTGCCTGCTCTCTACCTCCTCTGTTTCCTCTGTTTCTTTTCCGGAATCTACTCCGACGATCTCCAAATCCTATTGAAACTAAAATCATCACTCTACAACTCCAATCCCGACGTGTTCAGTTCATGGGATTCCACCGGAAACGTGTGCAAATTCGTCGGGATTACCTGCGATTCCCAAGGTTTCGTTACAGAGATCGAACTTTCTAAAAATAAGCTATCTGGGTTTCTTCCTTTAGATTCGATATGCGAGCTTCAAAACTTGGAAAAGCTTTCTctgggttttaattctttgcaaGGAAAAATCACAGAGGACCTGAGAAACTGCACGAAATTGAAGTATTTGGATTTGGGAAACAATGTTTTCAACGGACCTTTTCCTGATATAACTCCTTTGGGAGATTTACAGTATCTTTATTTGAATAGCAGTGGATTTTCAGGCACTTTCCCGTCGAAATCACTTTCCAACATGTCGGGTCTTGTTCGGTTGAGCATAGGAGATAATCCATTCGGACCAACTCCGTTTCCTCAAGAGGTTGTGAAGCTAAACAAGCTGAATTGGCTTTACCTCTCAAACTGCTCCTTGGAAGGGAAAATTCCAACCGGAATCGGAAGCTTATCCGAGCTAATAAATTTTGAGATTGCCGATAATAATTTAAGTGGTGAGATTCCAGCTGAGATTGGGAATCTCAAGAATCTTTGGCAGTTTGAGCTTTACAACAACAACTTCACTGGAAAACTACCAATCGGGCTGAGGAACCTTACAAAGCTCGAGTTCTTTGATGCTTCAGCGAACAATCTTGAAGGTGATTTAATGGAGTTGAAGTTCTTGACGAACTTGGTTTCTCTGCAATTGTTTGCCAACAACTTTTCCGGTGAGATACCGTCGGAGTTCGGAGAATTCAAGCGGCTTGTGAACCTCTCACTTTACAAAAACCAGTTGACTGGTCCTATTCCTGAAAAGATTGGTTCTTGGGCAGagtttaatttcattgatgtgTCTGAGAATTTCCTGACTGGTCCAATTCCTCCTGATATGTGCAAGATGGGGAAAATGAAAGCTCTTCTCGTCCTACAGAACAACTTAACCGGCGAAATTCCGGCCAGTTACGCCAACTGTCCGACGCTACGCCGGTTCAGAGTCAGCAAGAACTCCCTCTCCGGTGTAGTTCCGGCTGGAATATGGGGATTACCGGCACTGAACATCATCGACATAGAATCCAACCAACTCGAAGGTCCAATAACTCCTGATATCGAAAACGCCAAGGCTCTGGGCCAGATTTTCGCAGCCAACAATCGCCTGACCGGAGAGTTACCTGAGGAGATTTCCGGAGCTACGTCTTTAATTTCAATAGACCTGAGCGAGAACCATCTATCCGGTAGAATTCCGGCGAGTCTTGGTGATCTTAAGAAGTTGGGAACTCTTCATCTACAGGGGAACATGTTCTCGGATTCCATACCCAAATCATTAGGCTCTTGTTCGTCTCTCACCGACTTAAACATGGCGAACAACTTGCTGTCGGGCAAAATCCCAACGTCTTTTGGCTCTCTTCCTAGTCTAAATGCTCTGAATTTGTCAATGAATAAACTTTCGGGACAAATTCCAGAAACTCTGGGAGCTCTAAGGTTTAGCCTTGTTGATCTATCCTATAACCGACTTTCGGGTCGCATCCCGCAGTCTTTGTCCATTGCAGCCTACAATGGAAGTTTAGCCGGTAACCCGGAGCTCTGCAGCGTCAATATAAACAGTTTCCGACGCTGCTCCCCGGATTCGGGCATGTCGAAGGATGTCCGAACACTCATCATTTGCTTTGCAGTTGGTTCGGCTGTCCTGCTTTTTACCCTGGCTTGTTTCTTCCatttaaagaaaaaggaaaaagatcaaGACCATTCATTGAAGGAAGAATCTTGGGATGTAAATTCTTTCCATGTGTTAAGCTTCACGGAGGGTGAGATTCTCGATTCCATTAAGCAAGAGAATATAATTGGGAAAGGAGGGTCCGGAAATGTATACAAAGTCTCTCTTCCTAATGGTAAAGAACTTGCTGTGAAGCACATATGGAATACCAATATCAAAGGGCGGAAAAAGATCAGGAGTACTACTCCGATGCTCGGAAAACACACTGGAAGGTCTAAGGAATTTGATGCTGAGGTGCGGACTCTGAGCTCCATAAGGCATGTGAATGTTGTGAAGTTGTACTGCAGCATCACA includes the following:
- the LOC107422807 gene encoding receptor-like protein kinase 7, whose product is MSLLSTIGMSAANNLRQSLPALYLLCFLCFFSGIYSDDLQILLKLKSSLYNSNPDVFSSWDSTGNVCKFVGITCDSQGFVTEIELSKNKLSGFLPLDSICELQNLEKLSLGFNSLQGKITEDLRNCTKLKYLDLGNNVFNGPFPDITPLGDLQYLYLNSSGFSGTFPSKSLSNMSGLVRLSIGDNPFGPTPFPQEVVKLNKLNWLYLSNCSLEGKIPTGIGSLSELINFEIADNNLSGEIPAEIGNLKNLWQFELYNNNFTGKLPIGLRNLTKLEFFDASANNLEGDLMELKFLTNLVSLQLFANNFSGEIPSEFGEFKRLVNLSLYKNQLTGPIPEKIGSWAEFNFIDVSENFLTGPIPPDMCKMGKMKALLVLQNNLTGEIPASYANCPTLRRFRVSKNSLSGVVPAGIWGLPALNIIDIESNQLEGPITPDIENAKALGQIFAANNRLTGELPEEISGATSLISIDLSENHLSGRIPASLGDLKKLGTLHLQGNMFSDSIPKSLGSCSSLTDLNMANNLLSGKIPTSFGSLPSLNALNLSMNKLSGQIPETLGALRFSLVDLSYNRLSGRIPQSLSIAAYNGSLAGNPELCSVNINSFRRCSPDSGMSKDVRTLIICFAVGSAVLLFTLACFFHLKKKEKDQDHSLKEESWDVNSFHVLSFTEGEILDSIKQENIIGKGGSGNVYKVSLPNGKELAVKHIWNTNIKGRKKIRSTTPMLGKHTGRSKEFDAEVRTLSSIRHVNVVKLYCSITSEDSSLLVYEFLPNGSLWDRLHTGQKLKLDWETRYEIAVGAAKGLEYLHHGCNRPVIHRDVKSSNILLDEFLKPRIADFGLAKIVQANGGQDSTHVIAGTHGYIAPEYGYTYKVNEKSDVYSFGVVLMELVTGKRPIEPEFAENQDIVSWVYNNLKTRESILSLVDSNIPEGLKEETIKVLKIAVLCTARLPELRPTMRSVVQMLEEAEPCKLMGIIITKDGTSMKKEVADAKKLKPEF